From one Streptomyces sp. N50 genomic stretch:
- a CDS encoding 4a-hydroxytetrahydrobiopterin dehydratase, whose protein sequence is MADVPVALTEDEIVIALESVPGWRRDGDEITRSYAIRYHGGVALIVHVADVERLIGHHADIDLRWGKVRFGITTHDAGHKLTAADFDLAQRIDAIAAAHGVEPVDG, encoded by the coding sequence GTGGCTGATGTACCGGTGGCGCTGACCGAGGACGAGATCGTGATCGCGCTGGAGAGCGTGCCGGGCTGGCGGCGGGACGGCGACGAGATCACCCGCAGCTATGCGATCCGGTATCACGGGGGCGTCGCGCTGATCGTGCACGTCGCCGACGTCGAACGGCTCATCGGCCACCACGCGGACATCGACCTGCGCTGGGGGAAGGTCCGGTTCGGGATCACCACGCACGATGCTGGCCACAAGCTGACGGCCGCCGACTTCGACCTTGCCCAGCGCATCGACGCCATCGCCGCGGCGCACGGAGTCGAGCCGGTCGACGGCTGA
- a CDS encoding DUF6415 family natural product biosynthesis protein: MATGRAWDATEDVTAETPQLPPDIVTMRATAGRLLGPDGCPEALPPSAAEVDLLIQTMRGQLELLVPEVERMTGRAARTVAQYCAAACVGEARGKLRAEPLPGLSGAVAYARRLARVLGALCDHYERLSSS; the protein is encoded by the coding sequence GTGGCTACAGGACGTGCATGGGATGCGACAGAAGACGTTACGGCGGAGACTCCCCAACTCCCCCCGGACATCGTCACCATGCGGGCCACGGCAGGCCGTCTCCTCGGGCCGGACGGTTGCCCTGAGGCGCTTCCGCCGTCCGCCGCCGAGGTCGACCTGCTCATCCAGACGATGCGCGGGCAGCTGGAGCTGCTGGTGCCAGAGGTCGAGCGGATGACCGGCAGGGCCGCCCGGACGGTGGCGCAGTACTGCGCTGCGGCGTGCGTAGGCGAGGCCCGCGGCAAGCTGAGGGCCGAGCCCCTGCCGGGACTGTCCGGCGCGGTCGCCTACGCCCGCCGCCTGGCCCGCGTCCTGGGCGCCCTCTGCGACCACTACGAACGCCTCAGCAGCAGCTGA
- a CDS encoding Twin-arginine translocation pathway signal — protein MTPQTGHMGRNDALRAARLRAGWRTIEQAAARLTGHGQQLLDDRQFTVSARTWRRWEGDRPGWPAEETAIVIHDALGRWPEDLGFTTPPGWIRPEHHEEADVKRRAFVSVTAAALVAGPVAPQHVDPALIDYFQQQLEGHYRADMFLGPHDLIGTVSAQYQLIDKLIRSAKGETRRGLLRVGAAYAALVGWLFQDAGDMEGASFWRGVTQEIAMRSRDPHLIGYSLVNQAQVRTDLGDGHAVIDLCEAALDDSRRLVPKVRIMAMQQQAHGASLTGDRAAVDQLIDQADGLLARVDDDLPWGNACRRTPGYLEVQRATCYGRLGLGGEAVSLWEQVLDVVPETARRDRGVYMARHATAAAWAGEPDEALEIARAVADIAVETRSARMRRELVTLQRAMRPWQDAPVGRDLEEVLAPVSEGN, from the coding sequence ATGACACCTCAGACTGGACACATGGGCCGCAACGACGCGCTCAGGGCCGCCCGGCTCCGGGCCGGCTGGCGCACCATCGAGCAGGCCGCGGCCAGACTGACCGGGCACGGGCAACAGCTCCTCGACGACCGCCAGTTCACCGTGTCCGCGCGCACCTGGCGACGCTGGGAGGGCGACCGCCCCGGCTGGCCGGCGGAAGAGACCGCGATCGTCATCCATGACGCGCTCGGCCGGTGGCCCGAAGACCTCGGATTCACCACCCCGCCCGGCTGGATCCGCCCCGAGCACCACGAAGAGGCCGATGTGAAGCGCCGCGCGTTCGTCTCCGTCACCGCTGCCGCGCTCGTCGCCGGACCGGTCGCACCCCAGCACGTCGACCCCGCCCTGATCGACTACTTCCAGCAGCAGCTGGAAGGCCACTACCGGGCCGACATGTTCCTCGGACCGCACGACCTGATCGGCACCGTGTCCGCGCAGTACCAGCTCATCGACAAGCTGATCCGGTCGGCGAAGGGCGAGACCCGCCGCGGCCTCCTGCGGGTCGGCGCCGCCTACGCGGCCCTCGTCGGCTGGCTGTTCCAGGACGCCGGAGACATGGAGGGCGCGAGCTTCTGGCGGGGCGTCACGCAGGAGATCGCCATGCGGTCCAGGGACCCGCACCTGATCGGCTACTCCCTCGTCAACCAGGCGCAGGTCCGCACCGACCTTGGCGACGGGCACGCGGTCATCGACCTGTGCGAGGCCGCCCTCGACGACTCCCGGCGCCTGGTGCCCAAGGTGCGGATCATGGCCATGCAGCAGCAGGCCCACGGTGCGAGCCTCACCGGCGACCGGGCCGCGGTCGACCAGCTCATAGACCAGGCGGACGGACTCCTCGCCCGAGTCGACGACGACCTGCCGTGGGGCAACGCCTGCCGCCGGACGCCCGGCTACCTCGAAGTGCAGCGGGCCACCTGCTACGGCCGGCTCGGGCTCGGCGGCGAGGCGGTGTCCCTGTGGGAGCAGGTCCTCGACGTCGTCCCGGAGACCGCGCGCCGGGACCGCGGCGTCTACATGGCCAGGCACGCCACAGCGGCGGCCTGGGCGGGCGAACCTGACGAGGCGCTGGAGATTGCCCGCGCGGTCGCGGACATCGCGGTAGAGACCCGCTCAGCGCGTATGCGGCGGGAGTTGGTGACTCTTCAGCGGGCGATGCGGCCGTGGCAGGATGCCCCGGTCGGCCGGGACCTTGAGGAGGTTCTGGCGCCCGTGAGCGAGGGGAACTGA